Proteins from a genomic interval of Paenibacillus sp. RC334:
- a CDS encoding AbrB/MazE/SpoVT family DNA-binding domain-containing protein, with protein sequence MVIANEAVERVEWKRARVSQKRQVTIPQKLYEQAGIKDEVEFGIKGNNIIIRPVRENTANDNFSDLILADLIKEGYKDQELLQKFRERQAELHGAVKSLIAESGEAARNFKSGDDDTDELFGDVVED encoded by the coding sequence ATGGTAATAGCTAATGAGGCGGTGGAACGAGTGGAATGGAAACGTGCGCGTGTCTCGCAAAAACGCCAAGTCACAATACCTCAAAAACTGTATGAACAGGCTGGAATTAAGGATGAAGTGGAATTCGGGATCAAAGGAAATAACATCATTATTCGTCCTGTACGTGAAAATACTGCGAATGACAATTTTTCTGATCTTATCTTAGCTGATCTCATTAAGGAAGGGTACAAGGATCAGGAACTGCTTCAAAAATTCCGTGAAAGACAGGCTGAGCTTCACGGGGCTGTAAAGTCATTAATTGCTGAATCCGGAGAGGCTGCCCGTAATTTTAAATCTGGCGATGATGATACGGATGAACTATTTGGCGATGTGGTGGAGGATTAA
- a CDS encoding MFS transporter has translation MERKITMKHTLAYGSGNMLGSGALAISGAWLMYFYTTFCGLSPVQAAAIFSVASIIDAVSNPIMGFISDNFHRTRLGRKFGRRRFFIMMGIPLMLVYPLLWVDGLGFWYYLSTYVLFELVYTSVMVPYEALASEMTRDFGARSRLTGWKAMFGKIANFAAAFIPGRFIAEYGKDSPLPFFYTGLVFAGILLIAMAFLYKNSWERPTEELQKELEGEAPLSFIDSMKKLFIDISSTFRVKTFRHHLGMYLGGFSAEWLFTSAFTYFIVFSLFQSSEMVSNLNSFNSVIQLISTYFFIQFCVRKGFRMPFIAALVVVCFSVAGYGLLYITGASNTMVWLYVITLFMGLGTGGVYYIPWNQYTFLADVDEALTGRRREGIYAGMMTFAGKMVRAVVVFILGWVLQHFGFVSGADSQPVAAQHAIFYVLVVGTIVLAIIGMIASVVMKLDIDSHKKLITEIDRLKNGGSMKSAKPEARKVFEDLTGFNYDRCWGNNNVGFKNKPADPKSHTPSM, from the coding sequence ATGGAACGAAAAATCACAATGAAACATACACTCGCCTATGGAAGCGGCAACATGCTGGGAAGCGGTGCACTTGCTATTAGTGGCGCATGGTTAATGTACTTTTATACAACCTTTTGCGGACTGTCTCCCGTTCAGGCCGCAGCCATTTTCTCCGTTGCCAGCATCATCGATGCAGTCAGCAATCCGATCATGGGCTTTATTAGCGACAACTTTCATCGAACCCGCCTGGGCCGTAAATTCGGCAGACGCCGTTTTTTCATTATGATGGGTATTCCACTGATGCTCGTGTATCCGTTGCTTTGGGTAGATGGGTTGGGTTTCTGGTATTACCTAAGTACGTACGTGCTGTTTGAACTGGTGTATACCTCTGTTATGGTGCCCTATGAAGCACTCGCCTCAGAGATGACCCGGGACTTCGGCGCGCGCTCCAGATTGACTGGATGGAAGGCCATGTTCGGTAAAATTGCCAATTTTGCCGCCGCTTTTATCCCTGGTCGCTTTATCGCTGAGTATGGCAAAGACTCTCCATTGCCCTTCTTTTATACCGGACTCGTGTTTGCAGGTATCTTGCTCATTGCGATGGCATTTTTGTACAAAAATTCTTGGGAACGGCCTACGGAGGAACTGCAAAAGGAACTGGAAGGTGAGGCTCCGCTTTCCTTTATAGATTCCATGAAAAAGCTGTTTATTGACATTTCCTCTACCTTCCGGGTGAAGACGTTCCGTCATCATCTGGGCATGTATCTGGGCGGCTTTTCAGCCGAGTGGCTGTTCACTTCTGCCTTTACGTACTTTATTGTGTTTTCCCTGTTCCAAAGCTCGGAGATGGTATCTAATCTGAATAGCTTTAACTCTGTCATTCAATTAATTTCCACCTATTTCTTCATCCAGTTCTGTGTGCGCAAAGGGTTCCGTATGCCTTTTATCGCCGCACTCGTCGTCGTTTGCTTTAGCGTAGCGGGTTATGGCCTGCTCTATATAACGGGAGCCTCCAATACGATGGTATGGCTATATGTCATCACACTGTTTATGGGTCTTGGTACAGGCGGGGTCTACTATATTCCCTGGAATCAATATACGTTCCTTGCTGATGTAGATGAGGCACTGACTGGTCGTCGCCGGGAAGGAATTTATGCAGGTATGATGACTTTCGCAGGTAAAATGGTTCGAGCCGTCGTCGTCTTCATACTTGGCTGGGTGTTACAGCATTTCGGATTCGTATCCGGGGCTGATAGTCAGCCGGTCGCAGCTCAGCATGCTATATTTTACGTGCTCGTCGTTGGAACCATCGTTTTGGCGATCATCGGTATGATCGCGTCTGTCGTGATGAAGCTGGATATCGACAGCCACAAGAAGCTGATTACCGAAATTGATCGTCTCAAAAACGGCGGCTCCATGAAGTCAGCCAAACCGGAAGCTCGAAAGGTATTCGAGGATCTGACAGGTTTTAATTACGATCGGTGCTGGGGCAACAATAATGTAGGTTTCAAGAACAAACCTGCTGACCCTAAATCACATACGCCTTCCATGTAA
- a CDS encoding glycoside hydrolase family 88 protein translates to MANPTSQPTSPSKKTEPWSVRMSDSVLKRSPEFYEKWEYDHGVIYKGLEAVGELTGDPKYMEYVKKQMDHFVDEKGVIQRYKVDEYNIDHVNNGKLLFPLYHATGDERYKKAAAHLRSQLEKHPRTHEGAFWHKQIYPYQIWLDGLYMGAPFYAEFIREFGDSSEFSDVTLQFKLCYKHTRDPETGLLYHAWDEKREQPWCNPQSGCSKNFWGRSIGWFVMALVDVLDYIPEDHADRSELLSMLTETLEALLEVRDEESGVFYQVLNLGHLKGNYLEASASCMILYAIAKGVRKGYLPEHYRQEAEIIRKGIIDEFITITEEGLVNLNKTVQVSGLGGKDRRDGTFAYYISEPIVTNDPKGIGAFIQAMAEAERL, encoded by the coding sequence ATGGCAAATCCAACATCACAACCAACATCTCCATCCAAAAAAACAGAGCCTTGGTCTGTACGAATGAGCGACTCTGTACTTAAACGAAGTCCGGAATTTTATGAAAAATGGGAATATGACCACGGCGTCATTTACAAAGGCTTGGAAGCGGTCGGTGAACTGACAGGCGATCCCAAGTATATGGAATATGTGAAAAAACAAATGGATCATTTTGTTGACGAAAAAGGGGTTATTCAGCGCTATAAAGTGGATGAATACAATATTGACCACGTGAACAATGGCAAGCTGTTATTCCCGCTGTATCATGCCACAGGAGATGAACGTTATAAAAAGGCGGCTGCCCATCTGCGCAGTCAGTTGGAGAAGCACCCTCGTACGCATGAAGGCGCATTCTGGCATAAGCAAATTTATCCATATCAAATTTGGCTGGACGGCTTGTATATGGGTGCCCCGTTTTATGCGGAATTCATCCGCGAATTCGGAGATTCGTCTGAATTCAGCGATGTGACCCTGCAGTTCAAGCTCTGCTACAAGCATACACGTGATCCTGAAACGGGCTTGCTCTACCACGCTTGGGATGAAAAACGTGAACAGCCTTGGTGCAATCCGCAGTCAGGCTGTTCCAAGAACTTCTGGGGACGCTCCATCGGCTGGTTCGTCATGGCGCTCGTTGATGTGCTGGACTATATACCGGAAGATCACGCCGACCGTTCCGAACTGCTAAGTATGCTGACGGAAACACTGGAAGCCCTGCTGGAAGTACGCGATGAGGAAAGCGGAGTCTTTTATCAGGTGCTCAATCTGGGCCATCTGAAGGGGAACTATCTGGAAGCCTCCGCTTCCTGCATGATTCTCTATGCGATCGCCAAAGGCGTACGCAAAGGTTATCTGCCAGAGCATTATCGTCAAGAGGCAGAAATCATCCGTAAAGGTATTATTGATGAATTTATCACGATTACCGAAGAAGGACTCGTGAATCTGAATAAAACGGTGCAAGTAAGCGGTTTGGGCGGTAAAGATCGTCGGGACGGCACCTTCGCTTACTATATCAGCGAGCCGATTGTGACGAACGATCCCAAAGGTATCGGAGCCTTCATTCAGGCGATGGCTGAAGCGGAACGGCTCTAA
- a CDS encoding methyl-accepting chemotaxis protein, translating into MKIGKKLSISFAAVLLLTLVVGVIGEYATSSLHTSYQSMIDDRVDKILIIKELQYDAASQTKYFRGYLVTGDQDEMNSYLKARETFATTMKKLQSTPALDKPKQMAAKLQQMEAEYADIVKEITSYKQQGDVSTYTRLVEEKCKPMALALEQQSQVMEQYQMDLLNQSQVEQGEKLQYVQTMIIIAMALALVIGIVLAYVITRMIARPVVQVAQAARRIAEGDLTQEDIQIRQKDEIGEMAQSFNDMKRQLRSLLQVIYQNAQGVTLASGELSNGSGQVAEGTRQMAETVQGIHDSAGNQVERNRENQQAVKESAEGVQKIAQSASITAELSERAIHETERGNADLEETVMQMRHIQDTMKDSVKVIQDLGEQSKRIQSVTQFIRDIAKQTNLLSLNASIEAARAGESGKGFAVVAGEVKKLAEQTGQASQQIAVFMDAMADTVNQAVDSIQKGSSEVEAGTDLIHRTGQTFSKVHEAVQTVAEHTQEVSAATEELSAITGQLLDSEQKLVGLSSEIAEESESAAAVCEEQLASMKVIADSADSLRHMAAQLMSEIQHFRITNDADENRASASTHPKDTNGGRGTSTRRTSMDRISISDTPIHPASLAGSVR; encoded by the coding sequence ATGAAGATTGGTAAAAAACTATCCATTAGTTTTGCAGCCGTATTATTGCTTACATTGGTTGTGGGCGTTATTGGTGAGTATGCTACTTCGTCTTTACATACATCTTATCAAAGCATGATTGATGACAGAGTCGATAAAATTTTGATTATTAAAGAATTGCAGTATGATGCTGCGAGCCAGACTAAGTATTTTCGCGGGTATCTGGTGACTGGCGATCAGGATGAAATGAACAGTTATCTGAAAGCACGCGAAACCTTTGCAACGACCATGAAGAAGCTGCAATCAACGCCAGCACTGGACAAGCCCAAGCAAATGGCAGCAAAGCTCCAGCAGATGGAGGCTGAATATGCAGATATCGTAAAGGAAATTACCTCATATAAGCAGCAGGGGGATGTCTCGACCTACACGAGATTAGTGGAGGAAAAATGTAAGCCGATGGCACTTGCACTGGAGCAGCAGTCACAGGTCATGGAGCAATACCAGATGGACCTACTGAATCAATCCCAAGTCGAGCAGGGTGAGAAGCTTCAATATGTACAGACGATGATTATCATTGCGATGGCGCTTGCACTGGTAATCGGGATCGTATTGGCGTATGTAATCACCCGTATGATTGCCCGTCCGGTGGTTCAGGTGGCTCAAGCTGCGCGGCGTATTGCAGAAGGGGATCTGACACAGGAGGATATTCAAATTCGGCAGAAAGATGAAATTGGTGAAATGGCGCAGAGCTTTAACGATATGAAACGCCAGCTTCGTTCGCTGCTGCAAGTGATCTATCAAAACGCACAGGGAGTTACGCTGGCTTCGGGTGAGCTGTCCAATGGCTCCGGACAGGTGGCGGAAGGTACACGGCAGATGGCGGAGACGGTACAGGGAATCCATGATTCGGCGGGCAATCAGGTTGAGCGAAATCGTGAAAACCAGCAGGCGGTCAAGGAAAGCGCAGAAGGCGTTCAAAAGATTGCCCAATCCGCATCCATTACCGCAGAGCTGTCCGAGCGGGCGATTCACGAGACAGAGCGCGGCAATGCAGACCTGGAGGAAACGGTTATGCAGATGCGCCATATTCAGGATACGATGAAGGACTCGGTCAAGGTCATTCAGGACTTGGGCGAGCAATCGAAGAGAATCCAAAGTGTAACGCAGTTCATTCGCGATATCGCCAAGCAAACCAATTTGCTGTCATTGAACGCCTCCATTGAAGCGGCCAGAGCCGGGGAATCGGGTAAGGGCTTTGCTGTCGTGGCGGGTGAAGTGAAGAAGCTGGCGGAACAGACAGGTCAAGCATCCCAGCAGATTGCTGTCTTTATGGACGCCATGGCGGATACAGTGAACCAGGCCGTGGACTCGATCCAGAAAGGCTCCAGCGAGGTTGAGGCTGGAACAGATCTGATTCATCGCACCGGGCAGACGTTTAGCAAAGTACATGAAGCAGTACAAACGGTCGCTGAGCATACGCAGGAGGTGTCGGCTGCGACCGAAGAATTGTCTGCCATTACCGGGCAACTGCTGGACTCGGAGCAAAAGCTGGTAGGCTTGTCCAGTGAGATTGCAGAGGAATCGGAGTCGGCTGCGGCTGTGTGCGAGGAGCAGCTCGCTTCTATGAAGGTCATCGCAGATTCTGCCGATTCGCTGCGTCATATGGCTGCCCAGCTAATGTCGGAAATACAGCATTTCCGCATTACAAACGATGCAGACGAGAACAGGGCCTCGGCTTCGACTCATCCAAAGGATACGAATGGCGGGCGCGGCACGTCCACCAGACGTACATCTATGGATAGAATTTCAATTTCGGATACACCGATTCATCCCGCTTCCTTAGCGGGAAGTGTTAGATAA
- a CDS encoding right-handed parallel beta-helix repeat-containing protein: protein MFKRNERPKNGFNALRLGVSFVFASSFLIGTAYADTSSNAPSSSLSEEAASATDSSAISTTLAAGDLYVAPNGNVSNPGTISSPTTLEAALAQIAPGKTIYLRGGNYAYSSTITVQHGNNGSNGSLKGLVAYGSEKPVLDFSGQAFGSANRGLQLFGDYWLVKGLEVKGAGDNGIYIGGSNNRIENVETHHNRDTGLQLGRYSTTAANSEWPSNNLILNSYSHDNADPDNGEDADGFAAKLTVGPGNVFDNCLAAYNVDDGWDLYTKTETGPIGAVTILNSVAHHNGQTSDGTSTANSDGNGFKLGGDKIKVNHIVKNSIAFQNKKHGFTYNSNPGSITLTNNTSWSNGESNFAFDKGEHVFVNNLSFEGTASDKTSGTDQDNSNVWWKSKKSTNAKGLLASAADFVSLVPSVTRSADGSIQLGNFLKLASGSDLIGSGTPSGNNIGAR, encoded by the coding sequence ATGTTTAAACGCAATGAACGTCCAAAAAACGGGTTTAACGCTCTGAGGCTCGGTGTTTCTTTTGTTTTCGCTTCTTCTTTTCTTATTGGAACCGCTTACGCAGATACGTCATCCAATGCTCCTTCTTCTTCCCTTTCAGAAGAGGCTGCCAGTGCAACGGATTCATCTGCTATCTCCACCACACTGGCGGCAGGCGACTTGTATGTAGCGCCAAATGGTAACGTGTCCAATCCAGGCACCATATCCAGTCCTACTACTCTTGAAGCGGCACTTGCACAAATTGCTCCTGGTAAAACCATTTACCTGCGCGGAGGCAACTACGCCTATTCCTCAACGATTACCGTTCAGCATGGAAATAATGGCAGCAATGGCTCCCTCAAAGGGTTGGTTGCTTACGGCAGTGAAAAGCCTGTACTTGATTTTTCGGGTCAAGCCTTTGGCTCCGCTAACCGTGGACTCCAGCTTTTCGGAGACTATTGGCTGGTAAAAGGCCTTGAAGTAAAGGGTGCCGGGGATAACGGTATCTATATCGGCGGCAGCAACAACCGGATTGAAAACGTGGAAACTCACCATAACCGGGACACCGGTCTTCAACTCGGACGCTATTCCACTACAGCCGCTAACAGTGAATGGCCTTCGAACAACCTAATCTTGAACTCCTACTCTCATGATAATGCTGATCCTGACAACGGTGAGGATGCCGACGGATTTGCCGCCAAGCTGACCGTAGGACCAGGGAATGTGTTCGATAACTGCCTGGCTGCTTACAACGTAGACGATGGCTGGGATTTGTACACCAAAACGGAAACGGGTCCTATCGGAGCGGTAACGATCTTGAACAGTGTCGCCCACCACAACGGACAGACTTCTGACGGAACGTCTACCGCTAACAGTGACGGCAATGGTTTTAAGCTGGGCGGGGACAAAATCAAGGTCAACCATATCGTGAAAAACAGCATTGCCTTTCAGAACAAAAAGCATGGCTTTACCTACAATAGCAACCCCGGCTCCATTACCCTGACTAATAATACCTCATGGAGCAATGGCGAAAGCAATTTTGCTTTTGACAAAGGGGAACACGTGTTCGTTAACAATCTTTCCTTTGAAGGAACAGCCAGTGACAAGACCAGTGGAACCGATCAGGACAATTCTAATGTCTGGTGGAAAAGCAAAAAAAGCACCAATGCCAAAGGTCTTCTCGCCAGCGCCGCTGACTTTGTCAGTCTCGTTCCTTCCGTTACTAGAAGTGCAGACGGTTCCATCCAGCTAGGTAACTTCCTCAAGCTGGCTTCAGGAAGCGATCTGATCGGCTCGGGCACTCCGAGCGGCAACAATATAGGGGCACGTTAA
- the lepB gene encoding signal peptidase I, which translates to MDNGNHLTSPATRKVSDKQPQVENEIVDWLKAITVGVVLVFIMHGLLFAPSVVEGASMEPNFKTNERVVLNKLIYDFRDPKPSEVVVFHVRKEGRDFIKRVIGVAGDTIKYQGDNLYVNGKKVEESYIQGAVQEAHAKGELYNNVDFPNATITESKVPEGTIFVMGDHRNNSRDSRAIGFVSIKDIVGRADVVFWPLGSAQWVKHDE; encoded by the coding sequence ATGGATAACGGGAATCATTTGACGAGTCCAGCTACACGGAAAGTTTCGGACAAGCAGCCGCAAGTTGAAAATGAGATCGTGGATTGGCTTAAAGCGATTACGGTGGGTGTTGTTCTCGTGTTCATTATGCACGGGTTGCTGTTTGCGCCATCTGTCGTTGAGGGAGCATCCATGGAGCCGAATTTCAAAACAAATGAACGGGTTGTCTTGAATAAACTGATTTACGATTTTCGTGATCCCAAGCCCAGTGAGGTCGTTGTATTCCATGTGAGAAAGGAAGGAAGGGACTTCATTAAGCGTGTTATTGGGGTTGCAGGAGACACGATTAAATATCAAGGCGACAATCTTTACGTGAATGGTAAGAAGGTGGAAGAGTCATACATTCAGGGAGCTGTCCAAGAAGCACATGCCAAGGGCGAGCTGTACAACAATGTGGACTTTCCGAATGCAACGATAACCGAGTCCAAGGTTCCCGAAGGTACTATTTTTGTCATGGGCGATCATCGTAATAATAGTAGAGACAGTCGTGCGATTGGCTTTGTTTCGATTAAAGATATTGTTGGACGTGCGGATGTGGTTTTCTGGCCGCTGGGCAGCGCGCAGTGGGTAAAGCATGATGAATAG
- a CDS encoding GTP-binding protein produces the protein MANTMELEKKIPVTVLSGYLGSGKTTLLNHVLNNRDGLRVAVIVNDMSEVNIDADLVRDGGGLSRVNEKLVEMSNGCICCTLREDLLKEVERLALDKKFDYILIESTGIGEPIPVAQTFSYVDEENDIDLTKLTRLDTMVTVVNAPEFWKDFYSRDSLKDRGQEVADEDARGIVDLLVEQVEFCDVLIINKCDLVSPEELERLEKALRGIQPNAKIIRSEYGKVDPKEILNTHRFDFETASQSAGWIQEMNKEEHVPETEEYGIASFVYKRKIPLHPERLLKWLAKWPAEVVRSKGLVWFATQNRTAFTFSQAGSSKQFARAGLWVSVLTEEERQYYLGEDFEKTPDWDEKYGDRVTKLVFIGIDMNREEIERTLDETLLTPEEMEQDWRKLPDPFTQKI, from the coding sequence TTGGCAAACACTATGGAATTGGAAAAGAAAATACCGGTGACGGTACTTAGCGGGTACCTCGGTTCAGGCAAAACTACGCTGCTCAATCATGTGCTGAATAATCGGGATGGCTTGCGGGTAGCTGTCATTGTCAATGACATGAGCGAGGTGAACATTGATGCCGATCTCGTTCGGGACGGCGGAGGATTATCCCGCGTTAATGAGAAGCTGGTGGAAATGTCCAACGGCTGCATCTGCTGCACCCTGCGAGAAGACCTCTTAAAAGAGGTAGAGCGGCTGGCGCTGGATAAAAAGTTCGACTATATCCTTATTGAGTCCACAGGCATCGGCGAACCCATCCCGGTAGCCCAAACGTTCAGTTATGTAGATGAAGAAAACGACATCGACCTGACCAAGCTGACCCGGCTGGATACGATGGTTACTGTTGTGAATGCGCCGGAATTTTGGAAGGACTTCTACTCCAGAGATTCCCTCAAGGATCGCGGGCAGGAGGTTGCGGACGAAGATGCGCGCGGCATTGTTGATCTGCTGGTAGAGCAGGTGGAATTTTGTGATGTGCTGATTATTAACAAATGCGATCTGGTATCCCCCGAGGAGCTGGAGCGACTGGAAAAAGCGCTGCGCGGTATTCAACCGAACGCCAAAATCATTCGTTCCGAGTACGGTAAAGTGGACCCGAAGGAGATTTTGAACACGCATCGCTTCGACTTTGAAACAGCCAGCCAATCGGCAGGCTGGATCCAGGAGATGAACAAGGAAGAACACGTACCGGAGACAGAGGAATACGGTATTGCTTCGTTTGTGTACAAGCGCAAAATCCCGCTTCACCCGGAACGTTTGTTAAAATGGCTGGCCAAATGGCCTGCCGAGGTTGTCCGTTCCAAGGGATTGGTGTGGTTCGCTACGCAGAACCGTACCGCTTTTACATTCAGTCAGGCGGGCAGCTCCAAGCAATTTGCACGCGCAGGACTATGGGTATCTGTTTTGACCGAGGAAGAACGGCAATACTATCTCGGAGAAGATTTTGAGAAAACGCCAGACTGGGATGAAAAATACGGGGACCGGGTGACCAAGCTCGTATTTATCGGCATAGACATGAATCGGGAAGAAATCGAGCGTACGCTGGATGAGACGCTGCTGACTCCTGAAGAGATGGAGCAGGACTGGCGCAAGCTGCCTGACCCTTTTACCCAAAAAATATAA
- a CDS encoding type II toxin-antitoxin system RelE/ParE family toxin, which yields MLPVTYLGPAKRYFKKLSERPLKSAYLDAITAIRLDPSIGEHKTGDLSGTLGYNVFYKGTNYEIAYRLEENEEGELIVVILAGSRENFYEELKRYLKS from the coding sequence ATGCTTCCAGTCACATACTTAGGTCCTGCAAAACGATATTTTAAAAAGCTTTCTGAAAGACCGTTAAAGTCAGCCTACCTGGATGCTATTACAGCCATACGACTTGATCCCTCCATTGGAGAGCACAAAACAGGTGATCTAAGCGGAACTCTTGGCTACAATGTATTTTATAAAGGTACCAATTATGAAATTGCGTATCGGCTAGAAGAAAATGAGGAAGGCGAACTCATTGTAGTCATATTGGCCGGTTCCAGGGAAAATTTCTATGAAGAACTCAAGCGTTACTTGAAAAGCTGA
- a CDS encoding polysaccharide deacetylase family protein, translating to MEKSYTHSRTREHRLKRNKRRIIFIAILLFVIGCITLIVLKVSDSKPPAQTLEQVKKTDAVSNDKSKGKANAESNGKVASQKDDAGIEDGAFVEKYLNQQMLGQKPDGADGKKVAYLSFDDGPSVTVTPEILDILKKQKVKATFFVVGKEADDNEHTKNIIKRIVAEGHAIGNHTYSHNYKYLYPHKAVSTDNVMKDIEKNNQVLKSILGPDFSTRMIRFPGGHMTWKKKDPKGMAALDAALLKKDYHQVDWNVLTKDAEGRHKKAAGLINQFMKSVKGREKAVILMHDTYGKEETAKALPVIIEYLKKQGYEFKIMK from the coding sequence ATGGAAAAGAGTTACACACATAGCAGGACAAGAGAGCATCGCTTGAAGAGGAACAAAAGAAGAATCATATTCATTGCTATTTTATTATTCGTGATCGGCTGTATTACGCTCATTGTGCTAAAGGTTTCAGATAGCAAACCACCAGCCCAAACACTGGAGCAAGTAAAAAAAACAGATGCCGTATCCAATGACAAATCAAAAGGTAAAGCAAATGCCGAATCGAATGGTAAAGTTGCTTCACAAAAAGACGATGCCGGAATTGAAGATGGTGCCTTTGTTGAGAAATATTTAAACCAACAAATGCTGGGGCAGAAGCCTGATGGAGCCGACGGTAAAAAAGTAGCTTATTTATCTTTTGATGATGGGCCATCCGTGACGGTAACACCTGAAATATTAGATATTCTGAAAAAACAGAAGGTTAAGGCGACCTTTTTTGTCGTAGGAAAGGAAGCCGATGATAATGAACATACGAAGAATATCATCAAAAGAATTGTTGCAGAAGGTCACGCTATAGGAAACCATACGTATTCACATAACTATAAGTATCTATATCCCCACAAGGCTGTAAGTACGGACAACGTTATGAAGGATATTGAAAAGAACAATCAGGTATTAAAAAGCATTCTGGGACCGGACTTCTCGACAAGAATGATTCGATTCCCGGGAGGCCACATGACGTGGAAGAAAAAAGATCCAAAAGGTATGGCCGCATTAGATGCAGCTTTACTTAAGAAGGATTACCACCAAGTGGATTGGAATGTATTAACTAAAGATGCAGAGGGACGACACAAAAAAGCGGCCGGACTCATAAACCAATTCATGAAGTCTGTAAAGGGTCGAGAAAAAGCCGTGATCTTAATGCATGATACCTATGGCAAGGAAGAAACTGCAAAGGCTTTACCAGTCATCATAGAATATTTGAAAAAACAGGGATATGAATTTAAGATTATGAAGTGA